The Mya arenaria isolate MELC-2E11 chromosome 16, ASM2691426v1 genome includes a window with the following:
- the LOC128221344 gene encoding uncharacterized protein LOC128221344, whose amino-acid sequence MDRDLDHKAWMSLRLSRVLDDIGANRQVVKKRRETFLLREAVDTIRIKLLGSNVTCFHFGSQSEGSTTLGMNSDIDLLLCDNDTNIMSNWLDWEAGMQNFLMVKEESTPPQHYWLQWIRPDSPEPVRYNGQKNCLPHIDGRVFVSNKIWQDEGKRVYGNEFICSGPSVSFSEEWDFVNAFKCEVMPPEVDRWFHRPRHGHWPTPEVMQAARECSCFLVPDGHFESLNENIEWRLSPSQIERILVFSFTTVQLKCYVVLKMIKKYIMEQYLSHHSKLTSFHCKTVMFFTIERISREEWREDRLIGCIGYCLQTLDFFLMKGYCPHYIIPEVNLFEGKITRRYQLLLLGKIKENLNNNLMILYDLQYDSLGQRFRNPTTDMFETRSTICRKIDNVLAGDLIKQVNIRFLDVAVDNELNPEKYLRLFTVLSIIPEDDYIIHILTRYERRVISVLKPLIYSFLASVTSSFYIQHELQFTPEIFYFYERSVDTDVTSSRLKLASMLYCRGDLLRAADVLHDVERRFDGNVHAVCGCGKVWGDVERPTLIHDSTTHDWSYGDAIRKVALCVRFTRLEAFCVPPFLLFEMNRAMNDDVQHRKGNQLIWMDKAVVDSKSYLFYLQYLTYGGMGIRLRQLNALRNLEKCRSLEELRNLYHYETYFNLVGHCWEMEGDPAKALRFYTFSIFVHPRNNAANWHFRRLTGNV is encoded by the coding sequence ATGGACCGTGATCTTGACCATAAAGCCTGGATGTCGCTCCGCCTGTCTCGTGTACTGGACGATATTGGCGCCAACCGCCAGGTGGTAAAAAAAAGGCGGGAAACCTTCCTGTTGCGAGAGGCTGTAGACACCATAAGAATAAAATTACTTGGTTCAAACGTTACGTGTTTCCATTTCGGCAGCCAGTCAGAGGGATCTACAACGTTAGGGATGAATTCTGATATTGATCTGCTTTTATgcgataatgacaccaacatcatgTCTAACTGGTTAGACTGGGAGGCCGGGATGCAGAACTTTCTAATGGTGAAGGAGGAATCAACTCCGCCACAACACTACTGGCTACAGTGGATCAGACCAGACTCTCCAGAACCTGTCAGATATAACGGACAGAAAAATTGCTTACCACATATAGATGGACGAGTGTTtgtaagtaataaaatatgGCAAGATGAAGGTAAACGGGTATATGGAAATGAATTCATATGTAGTGGTCCTTCAGTAAGTTTCTCTGAAGAATGGGACTTTGTTAATGCTTTCAAATGTGAAGTTATGCCTCCGGAAGTTGACCGATGGTTTCACCGTCCCAGGCATGGACATTGGCCTACACCGGAAGTGATGCAGGCTGCACGGGAATGCTCTTGTTTTCTTGTGCCTGATGGACATTTTGAGAGTctgaatgaaaatattgaatggcGATTATCACCAAGCCAAATAGAAAGGATTcttgtttttagttttacaaCAGTGCAGTTAAAATGCTATGTTGtcttgaaaatgataaaaaaatatataatggaacAATATTTAAGTCATCATAGTAAACTAACTTCGTTTCATTGCAAGACCGTTATGTTCTTTACAATCGAGAGAATATCCCGAGAGGAGTGGAGAGAAGATCGGCTCATAGGGTGCATAGGATATTGTTTGCAAACACTGGATTTTTTCTTGATGAAAGGTTATTGTCCACACTATATTATTCCTGAAGTGAACCTATTCGAAGGAAAAATCACACGCCGATACCAACTGTTATTATTGGGGAAGATAAAAgagaatttaaataataatctaaTGATACTGTACGATTTACAGTACGATAGCTTAGGACAAAGGTTTCGCAATCCTACCACCGACATGTTTGAAACACGATCAACAATTTGTAGGAAGATTGATAATGTTTTAGCAGGCGACTTAATAAAACAGGTTAATATAAGGTTTTTAGATGTGGCGGTGGATAATGAGTTAAATCCTGAAAAGTATCTGCgattatttactgttttatctATTATACCTGAGGATgattacataatacatatattaactCGTTATGAGCGACGGGTAATTTCAGTGTTAAAGCCACTCATTTACTCCTTCTTAGCATCAGTTACTTCGTCATTTTACATACAACATGAACTTCAATTCACaccagaaatattttatttctacgAACGTTCTGTTGACACTGACGTGACGTCGAGCAGATTGAAACTAGCCTCTATGTTATACTGCCGGGGGGATCTGCTAAGGGCGGCAGACGTGCTGCATGACGTTGAACGTAGATTTGACGGAAACGTGCATGCTGTGTGTGGGTGTGGGAAAGTGTGGGGAGATGTTGAGAGGCCAACGTTAATACATGATAGCACTACACACGATTGGAGCTACGGTGATGCTATACGTAAAGTTGCTCTATGCGTAAGATTTACCCGTTTGGAAGCATTCTGTGTTCctccttttttattatttgaaatgaacagGGCAATGAATGACGATGTTCAACACAGAAAAGGTAATCAACTTATATGGATGGACAAGGCCGTTGTAGACTCTAAGTCATACCTTTTCTATCTGCAGTATCTTACCTATGGTGGCATGGGAATCCGCCTGAGACAGTTAAATGCATTACGAAACTTAGAGAAATGTAGAAGCTTGGAAGAATTAAGAAACCTGTACCACTATGAGACTTATTTCAACCTGGTGGGCCACTGCTGGGAGATGGAGGGAGACCCGGCAAAGGCGCTAAgattttacacattttcaatttttgtcCATCCGAGAAACAACGCAGCCAACTGGCATTTCAGAAGACTGACAGGCAATGTTTAG